A single genomic interval of Arachis duranensis cultivar V14167 chromosome 7, aradu.V14167.gnm2.J7QH, whole genome shotgun sequence harbors:
- the LOC107459258 gene encoding zinc finger BED domain-containing protein RICESLEEPER 2-like, translating to MAESVTPSNPLANSISLNGEEINQSVPTIPTIDTGIVPTHTTTITNQPVTDENGTKAICKYCKSMFSYAGKGASTSYLWRRSSSCLQRRLHVAAQKKQPLIPFQPSNSSVNPFVTPGARYSQEKMRQIIATAIMVHEHPFSIVEDEVWMWGFQYANSEFHKISRKTARSDCLAIYEAEKKQLKALLQGVRKISLTTDMWRSSHQIVEYMVFTGHFIDAGWNLQKRVLSFVQVPAPRRGIDVADAIFKCLKTWGIENKVFSVSVDNASYNDSCLRALKDTISDNNSLPVGGSLFHVRCCAHILNLLVQDGLGKIKDIIHKVRESVKYVNFNDSRFKTFVEIAENKRLKEKKLIIDCPTRWNSTYNMLSVALKFKSVFPVYKEREPHYNYEPSSEDWRKVEKICKLLKVFNLATHVISGSEYPTANLYLPEVWRVKQVIDDAIEDRDSFMRKMATSMKEKFDKYWGECNMVMSLACVLDPRCKLHVIKFCFPLIYKPEHVAAENIEKVKNTLQEMYDEYAEKYHGETIISGVNTNSLVASSNVVSSEISGIDEMLNMVREKEAIHPTKSELEVYLDESAYIPEGNSKSFSALEWWKNNSLKFKVLSKMAADILAIPVSTVASESSFCAGGRVIDEYRSRLNQESIEALICGGDWLRNKYGLKKKPKEQITEAFALQVEHSVLKLIDVPLEKNQDQASQDNPKQNNL from the exons ATGGCTGAATCTGTAACTCCAAGTAATCCATTGGCCAATTCTATTTCTTTAAATGGAGAAGAAATTAATCAGTCAGTaccaacaataccaacaataGACACTGGCATTGTACCAACACACACAACAACTATTACAAATCAACCAGTCACGGATGAAAATG GTACAAAAGCTATTTGCAAGTATTGCAAATCAATGTTTTCTTATGCTGGAAAAGGAGCTAGTACTTCATATTTATGGAGGCGTTCTAGTAGTTGCTTACAAAGGAGATTGCATGTTGCTGCACAAAAGAAGCAACCATTGATTCCATTTCAACCTTCTAATTCAAGTGTTAATCCCTTTGTGACACCAGGTGCAAGATATTCTCAAGAGAAGATGAGACAAATAATTGCTACAGCAATTATGGTTCATGAGCATCCTTTCAGCATTGTTGAGGATGAAGTTTGGATGTGGGGCTTCCAATATGCCAATTCTGAATTTCATAAAATTTCTCGTAAAACTGCTCGAAGTGATTGCTTGGCAATATATGAGGCTGAAAAGAAACAATTGAAGGCTTTGTTACAAGGTGTTAGGAAGATAAGTTTGACAACTGACATGTGGAGATCAAGCCATCAAATTGTTGAATATATGGTTTTCACAGGTCACTTTATTGATGCAGGATGGAATCTTCAAAAGAGGGTTTTGAGTTTTGTTCAGGTACCTGCTCCTAGACGTGGCATTGATGTTGCTGATGCTATTTTCAAGTGTTTGAAGACTTGGGGAATTGAAAATAAAGTCTTTTCAGTATCTGTTGACAATGCTTCCTATAATGATTCATGTCTAAGGGCTCTTAAGGATACTATTTCAGATAACAACTCATTACCTGTTGGTGGTAGTTTATTTCATGTTAGGTGCTGTGCACACATTCTGAATTTGTTGGTACAAGATGGGCTAggtaaaattaaagatattattcATAAAGTTCGTGAGAGTGTCAAGTATGTCAATTTTAATGATTCAAGATTTAAAACATTTGTTGAGATTGCTGAAAACAAGCGTTTGAAGGAGAAAAAACTCATAATTGATTGTCCTACAAGATGGAATTCTACTTACAACATGTTATCTGTGGCTTTGAAGTTTAAATCAGTGTTTCCTGTGTATAAGGAAAGAGAACCTCATTACAATTACGAACCATCATCAGAGGATTGGAGAAAAGTTGAGAAGATTTGCAaacttttaaaagtttttaatcTTGCTACTCATGTCATTTCTGGTAGTGAGTATCCTACTGCAAACTTGTACCTTCCTGAAGTTTGGAGAGTGAAACAAGTAATTGATGATGCTATTGAAGATAGAGATTCCTTCATGAGAAAAATGGCAACCTCAATGAAAGAAAAGTTTGACAAATATTGGGGAGAATGCAATATGGTAATGTCTCTTGCTTGTGTTTTGGATCCTAGGTGCAAATTACATGTTATTAAATTCTGTTTTCCTTTAATTTACAAACCTGAGCATGTGGCTGCTGAAAAtattgaaaaagtgaagaatacaTTGCAAGAAATGTATGATGAATATGCTGAAAAATATCATGGTGAGACAATAATAAGTGGAGTTAACACTAATAGTCTAGTTGCTTCTTCTAATGTGGTTAGTTCTGAAATTAGTGGAATTGATGAAATGTTGAATATGGTTCGAGAAAAAGAAGCCATTCATCCAACAAAATCAGAATTAGAAGTTTATCTTGATGAGAGTGCTTACATTCCTGAAGGCAATTCTAAGTCTTTTAGTGCTTTGGAGTGGTGGAAAAACAATAGCTTGAAATTCAAGGTTTTATCTAAAATGGCAGCAGACATATTAGCAATTCCTGTCTCAACGGTGGCTTCAGAGTCTTCATTTTGTGCTGGAGGAAGAGTTATTGATGAATATCGTTCTCGACTAAATCAAGAGTCCATTGAAGCTCTCATTTGTGGAGGAGATTGGCTTCGGAACAAGTATGGTTTGAAGAAAAAACCAAAG
- the LOC107459256 gene encoding uncharacterized protein LOC107459256: protein MSCSSGWDENDMDTKSKSGLLALYVEAVPLIEAGQNEVIDFIKEHIIHRFGIPETLSTDQGTIFTGQRIKNFAASRNINMVTSTPYYAQANGQVEAANEILINLIKKQIAILSLGINLNTLRILKQDELLVDDYWNAMYDELNDLDSERMLALENIIRKKESVV, encoded by the exons ATGTCATGCTCATCAGGCTGGGATGAAAATGACATGGATACTAAGTCGAAATCAGGCCTGTTGGCCCTCTAT GTTGAAGCTGTTCCTTTAATAGAGGCTGGACAAAATGAAGTGATAGACTTTATAAAGGAACATATAATCCATCGATTTGGAATTCCCGAAACTTTGAGTACTGATCAAGGAACTATATTCACTGGTCAGCGGATTAAGAATTTTGCAGCTTCAAGAAACATTAATATGGTTACTTCAACTCCATATTATGcgcaagccaatgggcaagttGAGGCAGCAAATGAAATATTAATCAATTTGATTAAGAAACAAATTGCTA TTTTGTCACTAGGGATTAATCTCAATACATTAAGAATATTGAAACAAGATGAGTTGCTAGTCGATGATTATTGGAATGCAATGTATGATGAATTGAATGATTTGGATTCAGAACGTATGCTGGCACTTGAAAATATAATTCGGAAAAAAGAAAGTGTTGTCTGA